A stretch of Brevundimonas naejangsanensis DNA encodes these proteins:
- a CDS encoding ParB/RepB/Spo0J family partition protein, producing the protein MSERQRGLGRGLSALLGENAQEPVAVDATGPAPAGVQRAPIETLKPNPDQPRKIFAKTDLDELTASIRDKGVLQPILVRSQPGQPGQWQIIAGERRWRAAQAARLTQVPIVVREMDDIEVLEVGVIENVQRADLNPMEEANAYAVLMERFGRTQDALAGVVGKSRSHVANTLRLLQLPEAVRGHVVRGDLSAGHARALITAPNAEELAAEVIAKGLNVRQTEALARRAAEGPKPVKAKAVVNGEGAADIAALEQDLSDALGLKVSLADKGGKGEITVKYGTLEQLDDLCRRLMRG; encoded by the coding sequence TTGTCCGAACGTCAGCGTGGTCTGGGCCGGGGTCTCTCGGCGCTTTTGGGAGAAAACGCGCAGGAGCCCGTCGCCGTCGACGCGACCGGCCCGGCGCCCGCGGGCGTTCAGCGCGCGCCGATTGAGACGCTGAAGCCCAACCCGGACCAGCCGCGCAAGATCTTCGCCAAGACCGACCTGGACGAGCTGACCGCCTCCATCCGCGACAAGGGGGTGCTGCAGCCCATCCTGGTCCGCAGCCAGCCGGGCCAGCCGGGGCAGTGGCAGATCATCGCCGGCGAGCGCCGCTGGCGCGCGGCCCAGGCCGCGCGTCTGACCCAGGTGCCGATCGTCGTGCGCGAGATGGACGACATCGAGGTGCTGGAAGTCGGCGTCATCGAGAACGTTCAGCGCGCCGACCTGAACCCGATGGAAGAGGCCAACGCCTACGCCGTGCTGATGGAGCGCTTCGGCCGCACCCAGGACGCCCTGGCGGGCGTGGTAGGCAAGAGCCGCAGCCACGTCGCCAACACCCTGCGCCTGCTGCAGCTGCCCGAGGCGGTGCGCGGGCATGTGGTGCGCGGCGACCTGTCGGCCGGCCACGCCCGCGCCCTGATCACCGCGCCGAACGCCGAGGAACTGGCGGCCGAGGTCATCGCCAAGGGCCTGAACGTGCGCCAGACCGAGGCCCTGGCCCGCCGCGCGGCCGAGGGGCCGAAGCCGGTGAAGGCCAAGGCCGTGGTGAACGGGGAGGGGGCCGCCGACATCGCCGCCCTGGAACAGGACCTGTCCGACGCCCTGGGGCTCAAGGTGTCCCTGGCCGACAAGGGCGGCAAGGGCGAGATCACCGTGAAGTACGGCACCCTGGAGCAACTCGACGACCTGTGCCGCCGCCTGATGCGGGGGTGA
- the holA gene encoding DNA polymerase III subunit delta, with the protein MILSKRPEVDRFLKAPDAGVRAAVIHGKDRSGVTERALTLCKAITPDLNDPFNVTLLTEADIDGDPVRLEEALTALSMIGGRRLVRVRMGDAKGGVDKAVAAALSAHAEGAYNPDAMLVIEAGALGRESALRKAAEKAQGAVAIACYEDEVGDVARMTREALGADKVGLTSDALDRFVARLPRERGLMRQEIERLILYIGPGSGRTIDVEELDAHLGVEPDASLSDAALQAFGGRPGPAQAGLRRALAEGESAVMAVRMTSLHLGRLRRINILQANGAGAKEAAKAAGVFWKQEAEMLRQARGWRLELLDEVQDSVNTADVMTKTTGMPEALIAERLLLEIAARAKRMGL; encoded by the coding sequence ATGATCCTGTCCAAACGGCCCGAGGTCGATCGCTTCCTCAAGGCGCCGGACGCCGGCGTCCGCGCCGCCGTCATCCACGGCAAGGACCGCTCGGGCGTGACCGAGCGCGCCCTGACCCTGTGCAAGGCGATCACCCCGGACCTGAACGACCCCTTCAACGTCACCCTGCTGACCGAAGCCGATATCGACGGCGACCCGGTTCGGCTGGAAGAGGCCCTGACGGCGCTGAGCATGATCGGCGGGCGGCGTCTGGTGCGGGTGCGCATGGGAGACGCCAAGGGCGGCGTCGACAAGGCCGTGGCCGCCGCCCTGAGCGCCCACGCCGAGGGCGCCTACAACCCCGACGCCATGCTGGTGATCGAGGCCGGGGCGCTAGGCCGCGAATCCGCCCTGCGCAAGGCCGCCGAAAAGGCCCAGGGCGCGGTCGCCATCGCCTGCTACGAGGACGAGGTCGGCGACGTCGCCCGCATGACGCGCGAAGCCCTGGGCGCCGACAAGGTCGGCCTGACCAGCGACGCCCTGGACCGTTTCGTCGCCCGCCTGCCCCGCGAACGCGGCCTGATGCGTCAGGAGATCGAGCGGCTGATCCTCTACATCGGCCCCGGCTCCGGCCGCACCATCGACGTCGAAGAGCTGGACGCCCATCTGGGGGTCGAGCCCGACGCCTCCCTGTCCGACGCCGCCCTACAGGCGTTCGGCGGCCGCCCCGGCCCCGCGCAGGCGGGCCTGCGCCGCGCCCTAGCCGAGGGCGAAAGCGCCGTCATGGCCGTGCGCATGACCTCGCTTCATCTCGGAAGGCTGCGCCGGATCAATATCCTGCAAGCCAACGGAGCCGGGGCCAAGGAGGCCGCCAAGGCCGCCGGCGTCTTCTGGAAACAGGAGGCCGAAATGTTGCGCCAGGCGCGCGGCTGGCGGCTGGAGCTGCTCGACGAGGTGCAGGATAGCGTCAACACGGCCGACGTCATGACCAAGACCACGGGCATGCCCGAGGCCCTGATCGCCGAACGCCTGCTGCTCGAGATCGCCGCCCGCGCCAAGCGCATGGGGCTTTAA
- the lptE gene encoding LPS assembly lipoprotein LptE, with the protein MRGGRLLLVLAGAALLSGCGFTPMYGEAGVGAGLSRIAVAAPDDRLGYRLREQLEDAFGWDGAQAPLYRLTTEVEQKRRPLGRRIDDTASRYELTVKAAWSLAPVAGGQPIKGVQTTTVTYAAADQPYAAIAAQQNGEDRAAADLARLIRLDMMRALAGR; encoded by the coding sequence ATGCGCGGCGGGCGCCTCCTGCTGGTCCTGGCCGGAGCGGCGCTGCTGTCCGGCTGCGGCTTCACGCCGATGTATGGGGAGGCGGGCGTCGGCGCCGGCCTGTCGCGCATCGCCGTGGCTGCGCCGGACGACCGCCTGGGCTATCGCCTGCGCGAACAGCTGGAGGACGCCTTCGGCTGGGACGGCGCCCAGGCGCCCCTCTATCGCCTGACGACCGAGGTCGAGCAGAAGCGTCGTCCCCTGGGCCGCCGCATCGACGACACCGCCAGCCGCTATGAGCTGACGGTCAAGGCGGCCTGGTCCCTGGCCCCCGTGGCGGGCGGCCAGCCCATCAAGGGCGTGCAGACCACGACCGTCACCTACGCCGCCGCCGACCAGCCCTATGCCGCCATCGCCGCCCAGCAGAACGGCGAGGACCGCGCCGCCGCCGATCTGGCGCGGCTGATCCGCCTGGACATGATGCGCGCCCTGGCCGGCCGCTGA
- the leuS gene encoding leucine--tRNA ligase, whose product MARYEPKTAEPRQQARWAEADAFSVSNADTGRPKYYVLEMFPYPSGNIHMGHARNYVMGDVVARWKRAQGFDVLHPMGWDAFGMPAENAAMERGVHPGDWTWSNIATMRDQLKLLGLSLDWSREFATCDPEYYGKQQEWFLELFKRGLVYRKDGVVNWDPVDNTVLANEQVIDGRGWRSGAVVEKRKLNQWFLRITQYADDLIDGLSELEGRWPEKVRLMQENWIGRSKGLQMKWAWSGAAPAGFDDGLEIYTTRPDTLFGASFMGLAPDHPISKQLAEADPKVAAFVAECRKGGASQADIEQAEKIGWDTGLKVVHPFTGAEVSVWIANFILSDYGTGAIFACPAHDQRDLDFARKYDLPVIPVVRPEGAGDDFAVADEAYTGPGAIFHSDFLNGLDIEAAKAEAIRRIEAAGTGQGATIYRLRDWGVSRQRYWGCPIPIIHCEACGVVPVPADQLPVELPKDVTFDVPGNPLDRHPTWKHVNCPSCGAAARRETDTLDTFVDSSWYFARFADPKAAEPINKAAAAKWLPVDQYIGGVEHAVLHLLYARFITRALSDAGLMDVKEPFAGLFTQGMVVHETYFDGHEDSGKPRWVEPSDVRIETVDGQRVATRLSTGAAVTIGDIEKMSKSKKNVVAPQDIIAAYGVDAGRLFILSDSPPERDIQWSTGGVEGAARFVQRVWGEYASFDAAAPANADADAALIRETHKAIKAVSEGVEHFRFNSAVAKLYAFLATIRQHDKAGAEAKKTALSALARLMAPFTPHLAEECWTQLGEAGMVLDAPWPAYDPALAADDQVTLPVQIGGKRRGEVVLPRGSDNATVEAAALANPTVQAYLAANNLSIRKVVVVPDRIVNLVAG is encoded by the coding sequence GTGGCCCGTTACGAGCCCAAGACCGCCGAACCCCGCCAGCAGGCCCGATGGGCCGAGGCCGACGCCTTTTCGGTGTCCAACGCCGATACCGGCCGTCCGAAATACTATGTGCTGGAGATGTTCCCCTATCCGTCGGGCAACATCCACATGGGCCATGCCCGCAACTACGTCATGGGCGACGTGGTGGCGCGCTGGAAGCGGGCGCAGGGCTTCGACGTCCTGCACCCGATGGGCTGGGACGCCTTCGGCATGCCCGCCGAGAACGCGGCCATGGAGCGCGGCGTCCACCCCGGGGACTGGACCTGGTCCAACATCGCGACGATGCGCGACCAACTCAAGCTTCTGGGCCTGTCGCTGGACTGGTCGCGCGAGTTCGCCACCTGCGACCCCGAATACTATGGCAAGCAGCAGGAATGGTTCCTGGAGCTGTTCAAGCGCGGCTTGGTTTATCGCAAGGACGGCGTGGTCAACTGGGACCCGGTCGACAACACCGTCCTGGCCAATGAACAGGTCATCGACGGGCGCGGCTGGCGTTCGGGCGCCGTGGTCGAGAAGCGCAAGCTGAACCAGTGGTTCCTGCGAATTACTCAGTATGCGGACGATCTGATCGACGGCCTTTCCGAGCTGGAAGGCCGCTGGCCCGAGAAGGTCCGTCTCATGCAGGAAAACTGGATCGGTCGGTCCAAGGGCCTGCAGATGAAATGGGCCTGGTCGGGCGCCGCCCCGGCCGGTTTCGACGACGGGCTGGAGATCTACACCACCCGCCCGGACACCCTGTTCGGCGCCAGCTTCATGGGGCTGGCCCCCGATCATCCGATCTCGAAGCAGCTGGCCGAGGCCGATCCCAAGGTCGCCGCCTTCGTCGCCGAATGCCGCAAGGGCGGCGCCAGCCAGGCCGACATCGAACAGGCCGAGAAGATCGGCTGGGACACGGGGCTCAAGGTCGTCCATCCCTTCACCGGGGCCGAGGTCTCGGTGTGGATCGCCAACTTCATCCTGTCCGACTACGGAACGGGCGCCATCTTCGCCTGCCCGGCGCATGACCAGCGCGACCTGGACTTCGCCCGCAAATACGACCTGCCGGTGATCCCGGTCGTCCGCCCCGAGGGCGCGGGCGACGACTTCGCCGTGGCTGACGAGGCCTATACCGGCCCCGGCGCCATCTTCCATTCCGACTTCCTGAACGGCCTGGACATCGAGGCCGCCAAGGCCGAGGCCATCCGCCGCATCGAGGCCGCCGGAACGGGCCAGGGCGCGACCATCTATCGCCTGCGCGACTGGGGCGTCAGCCGCCAGCGTTACTGGGGCTGCCCCATCCCGATCATCCACTGCGAGGCCTGCGGCGTCGTGCCGGTTCCGGCCGACCAGTTGCCGGTCGAACTGCCCAAGGACGTCACCTTCGACGTACCGGGCAACCCCCTGGACCGCCACCCGACCTGGAAACACGTCAACTGTCCGTCGTGCGGCGCCGCCGCCCGGCGTGAGACGGACACCCTGGACACCTTCGTCGACTCCAGCTGGTATTTCGCCCGCTTCGCCGATCCCAAGGCGGCCGAGCCGATCAACAAGGCCGCCGCCGCCAAATGGCTGCCGGTCGACCAGTACATCGGCGGCGTCGAGCACGCCGTCCTGCACCTGCTCTACGCCCGCTTCATCACCCGCGCCCTGTCGGACGCCGGCCTGATGGACGTGAAGGAGCCGTTCGCCGGCCTGTTCACCCAAGGCATGGTGGTCCACGAAACCTATTTCGACGGCCATGAAGACAGCGGCAAACCGCGCTGGGTCGAGCCGTCGGACGTGCGCATCGAGACGGTCGATGGCCAGCGCGTGGCCACACGCCTGTCCACCGGCGCCGCAGTGACGATCGGCGACATCGAAAAGATGTCCAAGTCCAAGAAGAACGTGGTCGCGCCGCAAGACATCATCGCCGCCTATGGCGTGGACGCCGGGCGCCTGTTCATCCTGTCCGACAGCCCGCCCGAGCGCGACATCCAGTGGTCGACCGGCGGGGTCGAGGGCGCCGCCCGTTTCGTGCAGCGGGTCTGGGGCGAATACGCCTCATTCGACGCCGCCGCGCCGGCCAACGCCGATGCCGACGCCGCCCTGATCCGCGAGACGCACAAGGCCATCAAGGCCGTCAGCGAGGGCGTCGAGCATTTCCGCTTCAACTCGGCCGTGGCCAAGCTCTACGCCTTCCTGGCCACCATCCGACAACACGACAAGGCGGGGGCTGAGGCCAAGAAGACCGCCCTGTCGGCCCTGGCGCGGCTGATGGCGCCCTTCACCCCGCACCTGGCCGAGGAATGCTGGACCCAGCTGGGCGAGGCCGGAATGGTGCTGGACGCGCCCTGGCCCGCCTATGACCCGGCCCTGGCCGCCGACGATCAGGTCACCCTGCCCGTCCAGATCGGCGGCAAGCGTCGCGGCGAGGTCGTCCTGCCGCGCGGTTCGGACAATGCGACGGTCGAGGCCGCCGCTCTCGCCAATCCGACGGTTCAGGCCTACCTTGCCGCCAACAACCTCAGCATCCGCAAGGTGGTCGTCGTGCCTGATCGTATCGTCAATCTGGTGGCTGGCTGA
- a CDS encoding DUF3576 domain-containing protein: MALVRGAAVALIASGLVLGGCSSLPFGGSKAKAPSMEAQLGIGVNAYLWRATLDTLSFMPLASADPWGGVVNYDWYVNPQTPNERFKATVFILDRRLRADALNVAVTKEVRDASGGWVSAPVAAQTETDLENAILTKARQLNLANAARR, from the coding sequence ATGGCTCTTGTTCGCGGCGCTGCGGTCGCCCTGATCGCCTCGGGCCTGGTGCTCGGCGGCTGCTCCAGCCTGCCGTTCGGCGGGTCGAAGGCCAAGGCGCCCTCGATGGAAGCCCAGCTGGGCATCGGCGTGAACGCCTATCTGTGGCGCGCCACCCTGGACACCCTGTCCTTCATGCCCCTGGCCAGCGCCGATCCGTGGGGCGGGGTCGTCAACTACGACTGGTACGTCAATCCGCAGACGCCGAACGAGCGCTTCAAGGCCACCGTCTTCATCCTGGATCGCCGCCTGCGCGCCGACGCCCTGAACGTTGCCGTGACCAAGGAAGTCCGCGACGCCTCGGGCGGCTGGGTCTCGGCCCCGGTCGCCGCCCAAACCGAAACCGACCTGGAGAACGCCATCCTCACCAAGGCGCGCCAGCTCAACCTCGCCAACGCGGCCCGTCGCTAA
- a CDS encoding NtrZ family periplasmic regulatory protein, which translates to MRFVAVIAASVGALALAGTASDASAQTRGRAPVVSLADVAAQSPNTPSATQRRGLRWNENGRWGLNFNLSQPVGREADWGDVEAGAYYRLSPRLRVGAAANLASPEVDPARVPESSDRRAAPRVRLETIFKF; encoded by the coding sequence ATGCGTTTCGTCGCCGTCATCGCTGCAAGCGTGGGCGCCCTGGCCTTGGCCGGGACGGCGTCCGACGCCTCGGCCCAGACGCGCGGCCGCGCCCCTGTCGTCAGCCTGGCTGACGTCGCCGCCCAATCGCCCAACACGCCCTCGGCCACACAGCGTCGCGGCCTGCGCTGGAACGAGAACGGCCGCTGGGGCCTGAACTTCAACCTCAGCCAGCCCGTCGGCCGCGAAGCCGACTGGGGCGACGTCGAGGCCGGGGCCTATTACCGCCTCAGCCCGCGCCTGCGCGTCGGCGCCGCCGCCAACCTGGCCTCGCCCGAAGTCGACCCGGCCCGCGTCCCGGAAAGCAGCGACCGCCGCGCCGCCCCGCGCGTCCGCCTCGAGACCA